One Lycium barbarum isolate Lr01 chromosome 5, ASM1917538v2, whole genome shotgun sequence genomic window carries:
- the LOC132640599 gene encoding uncharacterized protein LOC132640599 isoform X3 — MGGGMEYNKNKWIEEWGASRENLEYNFRWSRRNLAIVGIFGIAIPVLIYKGIVKEFAGRLFPIDPRLKER, encoded by the exons ATGGGTGGGGGAATGGAGTACAACAAGAACAAATGGATCGAGGAATGGGGAGCATCCAGAGAGAATCTTGAGTACAACTTTCGTTGGAGTCGACGAAATCTAGCCATTGTTGGTATCTTCGGTATCGCTATCCCTGTTTTGATTTACAAAGGAATCGTCAAAGAATTC gcagggaggctgtttccgatagatccCCGGCTCAAAGAGAGATGA